Proteins from a genomic interval of Streptomyces sp. Tu6071:
- a CDS encoding non-ribosomal peptide synthetase/type I polyketide synthase, translating to MAAAHSESPATGAPRADAPQPAHHHATAQDPPAPPPSPRAPVAEGEKVAIIGIGCRLPGGAGDHRAYWRNLVTGKDCVTPTPADRYDTTTLGSRHRDKPGRLTGGRGGYIDGFDRFEPAFFGISGREADHMDPQQRKLLEVAWEALEDGGQRPRTLVGSNTAVYVGAFTLDYKILQFADLGFETLAAHTATGTMMTMVSNRISHVFDFRGPSLTVDTACSSSLVTVHLARQALLRGETDLALAGGVLLHMTPQYTIAETKGGFLSRSGSSRAFDASAEGYVRAEGVGLVALKRLSDALRDGDPIHAVLTGSGVNQDGRTPGITVPSGEAQTRLVREVCADAGISPGQLQYVEAHGTSTPVGDPIEANALARVLAEGREPGAACYVGSVKTNIGHTESAAGIAGLIKTALAVEHKVIPPHLHLDTLNSAIDADSLPYEIPAVATPWPAHEGPARAGVNSFGFGGTNAHLIIEEAPARSGAGPAALARPWTVLPLSTRHPEALARKAAQVRDELDGDVALADLGHTLAHRRQHLETRLAVVHSSRESLREALDAHAAGNPHPRVVENRRLEPEDRRLVWVYTGMGPQWWGMGQGLLASEPVFRAAVEECDREIRDLAGWSLLEEMGRDAASSRMAETWLAQPANFAVQYGLSRLWRSYGVRPEAIVGHSTGEIAAFHEAGVYTLREACAIAVHRSRLQHKLAGTGGMLAVGLPEEEAERELRAYRGRVAVAAVNSPGAVTLAGDTDALEELAARLTGEQIFAKALTVEVPYHSHKMDAIKDELLDSLAFLDPQPPQVPLELTGMESNADGVRLDAAYWWRNVRERVHFRSAVDRLARDGHRLFLEIGPHPALAHSLRECAEATGHEAVTVPSIRRAEDEPERFAVSLATLHTLGRAIDWDTLQPTGTTVPLPAYPWREERHWVEPANVARVRLGHLDHPLLGRRSAHAAPTWESALDTERLPYLADHQIQGTAVFPAAGYVEMAAQAVRALTGAPRVRLAGIDLRKALFLAEDATSTVQLSVDPETAAFTIATPGDADTEPVVHAAGVLRSGQPASLGPVLDVAGVRARADRRLDAETCYAGLAALGYHYGPAFQAIEEVWTGEGEVLAKVRPPAGLLGPDAADHHLHPVLLDACFQALLTRQISDGPEPAAASGVRLPLSLGELDLAASGDRALWAHGTVTRDDGRELLADLALYDAEDGTALGRVTGFRAADIDQVSTSVSRATVDSWLAVPEWVPVPALDATPEPGAEAPRDWLVLADTTGVADAFAALVRERGDRCRLVRAGTRYARDEAGDVTLAPEDPVHLDRLFAELDGEGAPFRGEVVHLWNLGHPALAGVPAAQVGAATARGAWTLVALARVLRARRDTCRLHVVTRGAQPVAAGDAVEPLGAPAWGVTRVLRHQELAGHRGKLVDLDPARATASDEAATLLAEFLADDEEEIGLRGATRATLRLRPAEDRLTGPLPPRLRPDGTYLVTGAFGALGRLLCRTLVRRGARRLVLLGRTPLPPRAAWRATDPDSRAGQAIALVRDIEALGANVVLAPVDLTDEAAFTGWLATYRAGDPPPLRGVFHLAGQVRDTLLADIDREAFDTVHAPKTAGAHLLDKHLRDEPLEHFVLFASVASLLTTAGQTNYAAGNAFLDALAHRRRAAGLPALALDWGPWATGMIEELGLEAHYLHSRGMSSLSPDAGMSVLERVLGQDLAQLVVATVVDWRTFLAWYDTPPALVQDLAASAGDQAADDEGDLLAAFRAAGPEERRALVTERFTRLVAAVLRAAPEEIDPAGGLGALGLDSLLAMELRARSQAELGVAPPVVALLSNTPVAELAARLHEELTERLARDEISGAQVSVELWDDDGDFPLTQNQKALWFLKQLNPDGHAYNIGGAVEVRAVLDPELMFAAVRRLVARHPALRTGFHLREGRPVQRIGDGREPDLGWFDVEGQEWEEIKERIIHEYRARYDLEHDALFRFRLFRRGPDRWVIMKAVHHIVSDAVSTFTFIEELLEVYEALKEGREPALAPVPARYVDFLNQQNKFLASPEAARMRDYWRDHLPAEVPLLDLPTDRPRPAVQTHNGASEFFVLDEALSARVHTLAQRHGVTPFMVLLATYYVLLHRWSGQDDLVVGSPVTGRTRQEFSSVYGYFVNPLPLHADLSGDPGVEALLTQVRDTVLGGLDHQEYPFVLLVDELGLQHDSSRSAVFQAMFILLTHKVATEQYGYRLEYIELPEEEGQFDLTLSVYEEESEGRFHCVLKYNTDLFDPATVRRMAAHYTRLLDSLTHAAPDEPVSALDMLAAHEREELVRETSGAGRRALAADAVPVHRLFERAARENTSAVAVRVPGGASVTYGELSTVSADLASRLRALGIGGGSVVGVALPKSPELVAHLLAVLRAGGAYLPLDPALPAERLAKVLAGAGASLVITGDGVPTPEGSPCRRLSVTELAASAPHGGGEPADDLDAPAYVIHTSGSTGEPKAVRVAHRNLAAAYASWHREYRLGDEVRVHLQSAQPSFDVFTGDLVRALCSGGTLVLAGRDLLLDTARLYEVLREERVDCAEFVPALVRGLMDHCAREGAGLGFLRLLVVGSDTWKVAEYERLRELAGPGTRVLNSYGVTEATIDSAFFEGPADGLDPGLAVPVGRPLPHATLHVLDPHGNPLPAGITGELWIGGEGVALGYAGRPELTADRFTERALLPDTPAERLYRTGDLARWDTAGRLHLLGRADSQVKLRGHRVETGEIEAHLAARHGIARAVVAVRPGAGGEDALCAWYVPEPGAEVSRAALRRALADALPSYLVPAHLTEVGALPLTAHGKVDVRALPAPRAEDAQAAYEPPVTLYEVSMAKHWEALLGLERAGLADDFFASGGSSIKLIELLHHLRTEFGVGVPVSRLYQVTTLHGMAAAVEERVTGTTADEVPHLTFNPEAERPLFCFPPAGGHGLVYRGLATSLPSHRLIAFNYLPGDDKVSRYADLVAATVPEGPVPLLGYSLGGNLAFEVARELEARGREVAHVVVLDSRRTLEAYEPGPEVLKAFEAELGHHLQQHTGSEIVTATVMEHAAEYLRFCGRTPNTGTLATPVSVLTDEDKADLYEEGVPGSWHGSSAAGHRALCGFGTHAEMLDAEHLPRNAELVRRLLDGEAGA from the coding sequence ATGGCCGCCGCCCACAGCGAGTCCCCGGCCACGGGAGCCCCGCGCGCTGACGCCCCGCAGCCCGCGCACCACCACGCCACCGCTCAGGACCCGCCCGCCCCGCCCCCGTCCCCGCGCGCACCGGTCGCGGAGGGCGAGAAGGTCGCGATCATCGGGATCGGCTGCCGGCTCCCCGGCGGCGCGGGCGACCACCGTGCCTACTGGCGCAACCTGGTCACCGGCAAGGACTGCGTGACACCCACGCCCGCCGACCGCTACGACACCACGACGCTCGGCAGCCGCCACCGCGACAAGCCGGGCCGCCTCACCGGCGGACGCGGCGGCTACATCGACGGCTTCGACCGCTTCGAGCCCGCCTTCTTCGGGATCAGCGGGCGCGAGGCCGACCACATGGACCCGCAGCAGCGCAAGCTCCTGGAGGTCGCCTGGGAGGCCCTGGAGGACGGCGGGCAGCGCCCGCGGACCCTCGTCGGCTCCAACACGGCTGTCTACGTCGGGGCGTTCACGCTCGACTACAAGATCCTCCAGTTCGCCGACCTCGGCTTCGAGACGCTCGCCGCGCACACCGCGACGGGCACGATGATGACGATGGTCTCGAACCGCATCTCGCACGTCTTCGACTTCCGCGGCCCGAGCCTCACCGTCGACACGGCGTGCAGCTCCTCGCTCGTCACCGTGCACCTCGCCCGCCAGGCGCTCCTGCGCGGCGAGACCGATCTCGCCCTCGCGGGCGGTGTGCTGCTGCACATGACGCCGCAGTACACGATCGCCGAGACGAAGGGCGGTTTCCTCTCGCGCAGCGGGAGTTCGCGCGCCTTCGACGCGAGCGCCGAGGGGTACGTACGGGCCGAGGGCGTCGGGCTCGTCGCGCTCAAGCGGCTCTCGGACGCGCTGCGCGACGGCGACCCGATCCACGCCGTGCTCACGGGCAGCGGCGTCAACCAGGACGGCCGCACCCCCGGCATCACCGTGCCGAGCGGCGAGGCGCAGACCCGCCTCGTGCGGGAGGTGTGCGCGGACGCCGGGATCTCGCCCGGACAGCTCCAGTACGTCGAGGCGCACGGCACGTCGACGCCCGTCGGCGACCCGATCGAGGCGAACGCGCTGGCGCGCGTGCTCGCCGAGGGCCGCGAGCCCGGCGCCGCCTGCTACGTCGGCTCCGTCAAGACCAACATCGGGCACACCGAGTCGGCCGCCGGGATCGCCGGGCTCATCAAGACCGCGCTCGCCGTCGAGCACAAGGTCATCCCGCCCCACCTGCACCTCGACACGCTCAACTCCGCGATCGACGCCGACAGCCTCCCCTACGAGATCCCCGCCGTCGCCACACCGTGGCCCGCGCACGAGGGACCGGCGCGGGCGGGCGTGAACTCCTTCGGCTTCGGCGGGACGAACGCGCACCTGATCATCGAGGAGGCCCCGGCACGGTCCGGCGCCGGGCCCGCCGCCCTCGCCCGCCCCTGGACCGTACTGCCGCTCAGCACCCGGCACCCCGAGGCGCTCGCGCGCAAGGCGGCGCAGGTACGGGACGAGCTGGACGGGGACGTGGCGCTCGCCGACCTCGGGCACACCCTCGCGCACCGCAGGCAGCACCTGGAGACGCGGCTCGCGGTCGTCCACTCGTCCCGCGAGTCGCTGCGCGAGGCCCTCGACGCCCACGCCGCGGGGAACCCGCACCCGCGCGTCGTCGAGAACCGGCGCCTGGAGCCCGAGGACCGGCGGCTCGTGTGGGTGTACACCGGGATGGGCCCGCAGTGGTGGGGCATGGGACAGGGGCTCCTCGCGAGCGAACCCGTCTTCCGGGCGGCCGTCGAGGAGTGCGACCGGGAGATCCGCGACCTCGCGGGCTGGTCGCTCCTGGAGGAGATGGGCAGAGACGCCGCGTCCTCGCGGATGGCGGAGACGTGGCTCGCGCAGCCCGCCAACTTCGCTGTTCAGTACGGTCTTTCGCGGCTCTGGCGCTCGTACGGGGTGCGGCCCGAGGCGATCGTCGGGCACAGCACGGGCGAGATCGCCGCCTTCCACGAGGCCGGGGTCTACACGCTGCGCGAGGCGTGTGCGATCGCCGTGCACCGCAGCCGCCTCCAGCACAAGCTCGCCGGAACCGGCGGGATGCTCGCGGTCGGGCTCCCCGAGGAGGAGGCGGAGCGCGAACTGCGCGCGTACCGGGGGCGCGTGGCCGTCGCGGCCGTGAACAGCCCCGGCGCGGTGACCCTCGCGGGCGACACCGACGCGCTGGAGGAACTGGCCGCGCGGCTCACCGGGGAGCAGATCTTCGCCAAGGCGCTGACCGTCGAAGTCCCCTACCACTCGCACAAGATGGACGCGATCAAGGACGAACTCCTCGACTCGCTCGCCTTCCTCGACCCGCAGCCGCCCCAGGTCCCCCTGGAACTCACCGGGATGGAGTCGAACGCGGACGGGGTGCGCCTCGACGCCGCCTACTGGTGGCGCAATGTGCGCGAGCGCGTCCACTTCCGCTCCGCCGTCGACCGGCTCGCCCGCGACGGGCACCGGCTCTTCCTGGAGATCGGCCCGCACCCCGCGCTCGCCCACTCCCTGCGCGAGTGCGCCGAGGCCACCGGGCACGAGGCCGTCACCGTGCCCTCGATCCGCCGCGCCGAGGACGAGCCGGAACGCTTCGCCGTCTCGCTCGCGACCCTGCACACGCTCGGCCGCGCCATCGACTGGGACACCCTCCAGCCCACCGGGACGACGGTCCCGCTGCCCGCCTACCCGTGGCGCGAGGAGCGGCACTGGGTCGAGCCCGCGAACGTCGCCCGCGTACGCCTCGGCCACCTCGACCACCCGCTCCTCGGCCGCCGCAGTGCTCATGCCGCGCCCACGTGGGAGTCCGCGCTCGACACCGAGCGGCTCCCGTACCTCGCCGACCACCAGATCCAGGGCACGGCCGTCTTCCCGGCCGCCGGGTACGTCGAGATGGCCGCGCAGGCCGTACGCGCCCTGACGGGCGCGCCGCGCGTGCGCCTCGCCGGGATCGACCTGCGCAAGGCGCTCTTCCTCGCCGAGGACGCCACGAGCACCGTCCAGCTCAGCGTCGACCCCGAGACGGCCGCGTTCACGATCGCGACCCCCGGGGACGCGGACACCGAGCCCGTCGTGCACGCGGCCGGGGTCCTGCGCTCCGGGCAGCCCGCTTCGCTGGGCCCCGTGCTCGACGTGGCCGGGGTCCGGGCCCGCGCGGACCGCCGGCTCGACGCGGAGACGTGCTACGCGGGGCTCGCGGCGCTCGGCTACCACTACGGGCCCGCCTTCCAGGCCATCGAGGAGGTGTGGACGGGCGAGGGCGAAGTGCTCGCGAAGGTACGCCCGCCCGCCGGGCTCCTCGGCCCGGACGCGGCCGACCACCACCTGCACCCCGTGCTGCTCGACGCCTGCTTCCAAGCGCTCCTCACGCGGCAGATCTCCGACGGCCCGGAGCCGGCCGCCGCCTCCGGGGTACGGCTCCCGCTCTCGCTCGGCGAACTCGATCTCGCCGCGAGCGGCGACCGCGCGCTGTGGGCGCACGGCACGGTGACGCGGGACGACGGCCGGGAACTCCTCGCCGACCTCGCGCTGTACGACGCCGAGGACGGCACCGCGCTCGGACGCGTGACCGGCTTCCGCGCCGCCGACATCGACCAGGTCTCCACGAGCGTGTCCCGGGCGACCGTGGACTCGTGGCTCGCGGTGCCGGAATGGGTGCCGGTCCCGGCACTCGACGCGACGCCGGAACCCGGTGCCGAGGCCCCGCGTGACTGGCTCGTGCTCGCCGACACCACCGGCGTCGCCGACGCCTTCGCCGCGCTCGTACGGGAACGGGGCGACCGCTGCCGCCTCGTACGGGCCGGGACGCGGTACGCGCGGGACGAGGCCGGGGACGTGACGCTCGCCCCCGAGGACCCCGTGCACCTCGACCGGCTCTTCGCCGAACTCGACGGCGAGGGCGCGCCGTTCCGCGGCGAGGTCGTCCACCTGTGGAACCTCGGGCATCCCGCGCTGGCCGGTGTTCCGGCCGCACAGGTGGGGGCGGCCACCGCACGCGGCGCGTGGACGCTCGTCGCCCTCGCCCGCGTGCTGCGCGCCCGCCGCGACACGTGCCGCCTGCACGTCGTGACGCGCGGGGCCCAGCCCGTCGCCGCCGGGGACGCCGTGGAACCGCTCGGGGCGCCCGCCTGGGGCGTCACGCGCGTCCTGCGCCACCAGGAACTCGCGGGACACCGGGGCAAGCTCGTCGACCTCGACCCCGCGCGGGCCACCGCGTCCGACGAGGCGGCGACGCTGCTCGCCGAATTCCTCGCCGACGACGAGGAGGAGATCGGCCTGCGCGGCGCCACGCGCGCCACGCTGCGGCTCAGGCCCGCCGAGGACCGCCTCACCGGGCCGCTCCCGCCCCGCCTGCGCCCGGACGGCACGTACCTCGTGACCGGGGCCTTCGGCGCGCTCGGCCGGCTCCTGTGCCGCACCCTCGTACGGCGCGGCGCGCGGCGCCTCGTCCTCCTCGGCCGGACCCCGCTGCCGCCACGCGCCGCGTGGCGCGCGACCGACCCCGACAGCCGCGCCGGGCAGGCGATCGCGCTGGTCAGGGACATCGAGGCGCTCGGCGCGAACGTCGTGCTCGCCCCCGTCGATCTCACCGACGAGGCCGCCTTCACGGGCTGGCTCGCCACGTACCGCGCGGGCGACCCGCCCCCGCTGCGCGGCGTCTTCCACCTCGCCGGGCAGGTCCGGGACACGCTCCTCGCCGACATCGACCGCGAAGCCTTCGACACCGTCCACGCCCCGAAGACCGCCGGGGCCCACCTGCTCGACAAGCACCTGCGGGACGAACCGCTGGAGCACTTCGTCCTCTTCGCCTCCGTCGCCTCGCTCCTCACGACCGCGGGACAGACCAACTACGCGGCGGGCAACGCCTTCCTCGACGCCCTCGCGCACCGCCGCCGCGCGGCCGGACTGCCCGCGCTCGCGCTCGACTGGGGCCCCTGGGCGACCGGGATGATCGAGGAACTGGGTCTCGAAGCGCACTACCTGCACAGCCGCGGCATGAGTTCGCTGAGCCCCGACGCGGGCATGAGCGTCCTCGAACGCGTCCTCGGCCAGGACCTCGCCCAGCTCGTCGTCGCGACCGTCGTCGACTGGCGCACCTTCCTCGCGTGGTACGACACCCCGCCCGCCCTCGTCCAGGACCTCGCCGCGTCCGCGGGCGACCAGGCCGCCGACGACGAGGGCGACCTCCTCGCGGCCTTCCGCGCCGCCGGGCCCGAGGAGCGCCGCGCCCTCGTCACGGAGCGCTTCACGCGCCTGGTCGCCGCCGTGCTCCGTGCCGCGCCCGAGGAGATCGACCCGGCGGGCGGCCTCGGCGCACTCGGCCTCGACTCGCTCCTCGCGATGGAGCTGCGGGCCCGCTCGCAGGCCGAACTGGGCGTCGCGCCGCCCGTCGTCGCGCTGCTCAGCAACACCCCCGTCGCCGAGCTGGCCGCGCGCCTGCACGAGGAGCTGACCGAACGCCTCGCGCGGGACGAGATTTCCGGCGCCCAGGTCTCCGTCGAACTCTGGGACGACGACGGGGACTTCCCGCTCACGCAGAACCAGAAGGCGCTCTGGTTCCTCAAGCAGCTCAACCCCGACGGCCACGCCTACAACATCGGCGGCGCCGTCGAGGTGCGGGCCGTGCTCGACCCCGAGCTGATGTTCGCGGCCGTTCGTCGGCTCGTCGCCCGCCACCCCGCGCTGCGCACCGGCTTCCATCTGCGCGAGGGCCGCCCCGTGCAGCGCATCGGCGACGGCCGCGAGCCCGACCTCGGCTGGTTCGACGTCGAGGGCCAGGAGTGGGAGGAGATCAAGGAGCGGATCATCCACGAGTACCGCGCGCGGTACGACCTGGAGCACGACGCGCTCTTCCGCTTCCGGCTCTTCCGGCGCGGCCCCGACCGCTGGGTCATCATGAAGGCCGTCCACCACATCGTCTCGGACGCGGTGTCGACGTTCACCTTCATCGAGGAACTGCTGGAGGTCTACGAGGCCCTGAAGGAGGGCCGCGAACCGGCGCTCGCGCCCGTCCCGGCCCGGTACGTCGACTTCCTCAACCAGCAGAACAAGTTCCTCGCCTCGCCCGAGGCCGCGCGCATGCGCGACTACTGGCGCGACCACCTCCCCGCGGAGGTCCCGCTCCTGGACCTGCCCACCGACCGCCCCCGCCCGGCCGTGCAGACGCACAACGGCGCCTCGGAGTTCTTCGTGCTCGACGAGGCGCTCAGCGCCCGCGTGCACACGCTCGCGCAGCGGCACGGCGTCACCCCGTTCATGGTGCTCCTCGCCACGTACTACGTGCTCCTGCACCGCTGGTCCGGGCAGGACGACCTCGTCGTGGGCAGCCCCGTGACGGGCCGCACGCGGCAGGAGTTCTCCTCCGTGTACGGGTACTTCGTCAACCCGCTGCCGCTGCACGCGGACCTCTCCGGGGACCCGGGCGTCGAGGCGCTGCTCACGCAGGTGCGCGACACGGTGCTCGGCGGGCTCGACCACCAGGAGTACCCCTTCGTGCTCCTCGTCGACGAACTCGGCCTCCAGCACGACTCCAGCCGCTCCGCCGTCTTCCAGGCGATGTTCATCCTGCTCACGCACAAGGTCGCCACGGAGCAGTACGGCTACCGCCTGGAGTACATCGAACTGCCCGAAGAGGAGGGCCAGTTCGACCTGACACTGAGCGTGTACGAGGAGGAGTCGGAGGGACGCTTCCACTGCGTCCTGAAGTACAACACCGACCTCTTCGACCCCGCGACCGTCCGCCGCATGGCCGCGCACTACACGCGACTGCTCGACAGCCTCACGCACGCGGCGCCCGACGAGCCCGTCTCGGCGCTCGACATGCTCGCCGCGCACGAACGCGAGGAGCTGGTACGGGAGACGAGCGGGGCCGGGCGCCGGGCGCTCGCCGCGGACGCCGTCCCGGTGCACCGGCTCTTCGAGCGGGCGGCGCGCGAGAACACCTCGGCGGTCGCGGTACGGGTGCCGGGCGGAGCCTCCGTGACGTACGGGGAACTCTCCACCGTGTCGGCGGACCTGGCCTCGCGGCTCCGCGCCCTCGGTATCGGCGGCGGCTCCGTGGTCGGGGTCGCGCTGCCCAAGTCGCCCGAGCTGGTGGCCCACCTCCTCGCGGTACTGCGGGCCGGGGGCGCCTACCTGCCGCTCGACCCGGCGCTCCCCGCCGAACGCCTCGCGAAGGTGCTCGCGGGCGCGGGGGCCTCGCTGGTGATCACCGGGGACGGGGTGCCGACCCCGGAAGGCTCTCCCTGCCGACGGCTGTCGGTCACCGAACTGGCCGCCTCCGCACCGCACGGGGGCGGCGAGCCTGCCGACGACCTCGACGCGCCCGCCTACGTCATCCACACCTCCGGCTCCACCGGCGAACCGAAGGCCGTCCGCGTCGCCCACCGCAACCTGGCCGCCGCCTACGCCTCCTGGCACCGCGAGTACCGCCTCGGCGACGAGGTGCGCGTCCATCTCCAGAGCGCGCAGCCGTCGTTCGACGTCTTCACGGGCGACCTCGTGCGCGCCCTGTGCTCCGGCGGGACGCTCGTCCTCGCCGGGCGCGACCTGCTGCTCGACACCGCGCGCCTGTACGAGGTCCTGCGCGAGGAGCGCGTGGACTGCGCCGAGTTCGTGCCCGCCCTCGTGCGCGGCCTCATGGACCACTGCGCCCGCGAAGGCGCCGGGCTCGGCTTCCTGCGGCTCCTCGTCGTCGGCTCCGACACGTGGAAGGTCGCCGAGTACGAGCGGCTGAGGGAGCTGGCGGGACCCGGCACGCGCGTCCTGAACTCGTACGGCGTCACCGAGGCCACGATCGACAGTGCCTTCTTCGAGGGCCCGGCCGACGGGCTCGACCCCGGGCTCGCCGTCCCCGTCGGCCGCCCGCTCCCGCACGCTACGCTCCACGTCCTCGACCCGCACGGCAACCCGCTGCCCGCCGGGATCACCGGGGAACTGTGGATCGGCGGCGAGGGCGTCGCGCTCGGGTACGCGGGCCGGCCCGAGCTGACCGCCGATCGGTTCACGGAGCGCGCGCTGCTCCCGGACACCCCCGCCGAACGGCTCTACCGCACCGGCGACCTGGCCCGGTGGGACACCGCCGGGCGGCTCCACCTCCTCGGCCGCGCCGACAGCCAGGTCAAGCTGCGCGGGCACCGCGTCGAGACGGGCGAGATCGAGGCCCACCTCGCCGCGCGGCACGGCATCGCGCGCGCCGTCGTCGCGGTCCGCCCGGGGGCGGGCGGCGAGGACGCGCTGTGCGCCTGGTACGTGCCCGAGCCGGGTGCCGAGGTGAGCCGCGCCGCGCTGCGCCGCGCGCTCGCGGACGCGCTGCCCTCGTACCTCGTCCCCGCACACCTCACCGAGGTCGGCGCGCTGCCCCTCACCGCGCACGGCAAGGTCGACGTCCGTGCGCTGCCCGCCCCGCGCGCGGAGGACGCGCAGGCCGCGTACGAGCCGCCCGTGACCCTCTACGAGGTGAGCATGGCGAAGCACTGGGAGGCGCTGCTCGGGCTCGAACGAGCCGGTCTCGCCGACGACTTCTTCGCCTCGGGCGGCAGCTCCATCAAGCTCATCGAGCTGCTGCACCACCTGCGCACCGAGTTCGGCGTGGGCGTCCCGGTCAGCCGTCTCTACCAGGTCACGACGCTGCACGGGATGGCCGCCGCCGTCGAGGAACGCGTCACCGGGACGACGGCCGACGAGGTCCCGCACCTCACCTTCAACCCCGAGGCGGAGCGCCCGCTGTTCTGCTTCCCGCCCGCCGGGGGCCACGGGCTCGTGTACCGGGGGCTCGCGACCTCGCTGCCCTCCCACCGGCTCATCGCCTTCAACTACCTCCCGGGCGACGACAAGGTGAGCAGGTACGCGGACCTCGTCGCGGCCACCGTGCCCGAGGGGCCCGTCCCGCTGCTCGGGTACTCGCTCGGCGGCAACCTCGCCTTCGAGGTGGCACGCGAACTGGAGGCGCGCGGACGGGAGGTCGCCCACGTCGTGGTGCTCGACTCGCGGCGCACCCTGGAGGCGTACGAGCCGGGCCCCGAGGTCCTGAAGGCGTTCGAGGCCGAACTCGGGCACCACCTCCAGCAGCACACCGGCTCGGAGATCGTCACGGCGACGGTCATGGAGCACGCCGCCGAGTACCTGCGGTTCTGCGGGCGCACACCGAACACGGGGACGCTCGCTACGCCCGTCAGCGTCCTCACGGACGAGGACAAGGCGGACCTGTACGAGGAAGGGGTGCCCGGCTCCTGGCACGGGTCCTCGGCGGCCGGGCACCGCGCCCTGTGCGGCTTCGGGACGCACGCCGAGATGCTCGACGCGGAGCACCTGCCGCGCAACGCGGAGCTGGTGCGGCGCCTGCTCGACGGGGAGGCGGGGGCGTGA